A genomic window from Spiroplasma endosymbiont of Labia minor includes:
- the hprK gene encoding HPr(Ser) kinase/phosphatase — MKLKVSNLIERFNLEVLSGNKETLQTTINLYGLNRAGLELAGYFEDKKKFSRVVLISTKEFNFIKSFSEDERKRRYKKLIKSSVPLIIITEKFLDNTLIEVAKETDFPIVKTHEQSTTEFTQHVLNYMDNFFAPQIELHGSMVSIYGKGVLIIGKSGIGKSEIAIDLIEKNHMFVGDDRIVMIRKGNSIIARVHEILKNLIEVRGIGIINIVTANGYQSIMEESKLDLVIELSKFISNNDVYDRIGLDYETYDVLGLKIPYINIPVSSGRNIATIVETAVAQLKINLAIPDNDMVGILEKRVQKYQREQKDD; from the coding sequence ATGAAGTTAAAAGTAAGTAATTTAATAGAAAGATTTAATTTAGAAGTTTTATCTGGCAACAAAGAAACTTTACAAACAACCATAAATTTATATGGTTTAAATAGAGCGGGATTAGAATTAGCCGGCTATTTTGAAGACAAAAAAAAATTCAGTAGAGTTGTATTAATTTCTACAAAAGAATTTAATTTTATAAAAAGTTTTTCTGAAGACGAAAGAAAAAGAAGATATAAAAAATTAATTAAATCAAGCGTTCCATTAATAATTATTACAGAAAAATTTTTGGATAATACTTTAATTGAAGTTGCAAAAGAGACAGATTTTCCAATTGTGAAAACACACGAACAATCAACAACAGAGTTTACTCAACACGTTTTAAATTATATGGATAATTTTTTCGCCCCCCAAATAGAATTACATGGTTCTATGGTTTCAATTTATGGTAAGGGTGTATTAATAATAGGAAAATCTGGAATAGGAAAATCTGAAATTGCAATTGACTTAATTGAAAAAAATCATATGTTTGTTGGTGATGATAGAATAGTTATGATTAGAAAAGGTAACTCCATTATTGCAAGAGTACATGAGATTTTAAAAAATTTAATTGAAGTTAGAGGAATTGGCATAATTAATATTGTTACTGCAAATGGTTATCAATCAATTATGGAAGAATCAAAATTAGATCTTGTTATTGAATTGTCAAAATTTATCTCAAATAACGATGTCTATGATCGAATAGGTTTAGATTATGAAACTTATGATGTTTTAGGTTTAAAAATTCCTTATATAAATATACCTGTATCATCTGGTAGAAATATAGCAACAATTGTTGAAACTGCAGTGGCACAATTAAAAATTAATTTAGCAATTCCAGATAACGATATGGTAGGAATACTAGAAAAAAGAGTTCAAAAATATCAACGAGAGCAAAAAGATGATTAA
- a CDS encoding prolipoprotein diacylglyceryl transferase: MINLFSTYFEPNIDHSGELVSNYDFSNERMAFGWLPIYPIAMLFGALLVVMCSVIKFRMKKIPLREFEIAIFITLPLGLIAASVFGKLDILNPMQKWWEMFYFWEPGMSLFGGVITGTAVGFVWFYVQSKKTLISVWVYADCILPNLLLAQAIGRWGNLFNHEILGPTTSWDSLSWLPNWIRSKLFYIVDPNGIVDPDTIRIVYRQPLFLYEFIFNLFGFFMLTFIFPNLGRWFSKIKPWDIDEMAFPNRYSKKRQWLKKNELVEYHLQNDVKYIYNARTSNFSLSLWNVWNKAYYLKEVDFFKSDFEDEKIAEYINNHNYKIEQVKKIKAKTKYKIEQNKHKQLNKNKIDIKKLKSLKTEHQEFIKTENAKMKIEIKKIDLKNWFIFNWNFDSSKLEELHNPHKYFIVKCGSITGLYIVWYMLTRIILEAFRGEGEYFIQNAAVLNFVILTLILISGIVVYVFAQFIAPKKWRRAHWLYEKSY; encoded by the coding sequence ATGATTAATTTATTTTCAACATATTTTGAACCTAACATTGATCACTCTGGTGAATTGGTTAGCAATTATGATTTTTCAAACGAAAGAATGGCATTTGGTTGATTACCAATTTATCCTATAGCCATGTTGTTCGGTGCTTTACTTGTTGTAATGTGTTCTGTAATAAAATTTAGAATGAAAAAAATACCATTACGTGAATTTGAAATTGCTATATTTATTACGCTTCCTTTAGGATTAATAGCGGCTTCAGTATTTGGAAAATTAGATATCTTAAATCCAATGCAAAAATGATGAGAAATGTTTTATTTTTGAGAACCCGGTATGTCATTATTTGGTGGAGTAATTACAGGTACTGCTGTTGGTTTTGTTTGATTTTATGTTCAAAGTAAAAAAACATTAATCTCAGTTTGAGTTTACGCAGATTGTATATTACCAAATTTACTATTAGCCCAGGCTATTGGAAGATGAGGAAATTTATTTAATCATGAAATTTTAGGTCCAACAACATCATGAGATTCATTAAGTTGATTGCCAAATTGAATTAGATCAAAACTTTTCTATATTGTTGATCCAAATGGTATTGTTGATCCAGATACAATTCGTATTGTTTATAGACAACCATTATTTTTATATGAATTTATTTTTAATTTATTTGGTTTTTTCATGTTAACATTTATTTTTCCTAATTTGGGAAGGTGATTTTCAAAAATTAAGCCATGAGATATTGATGAAATGGCATTTCCAAATAGATATTCAAAAAAAAGACAATGACTTAAAAAAAATGAATTAGTAGAATATCATTTACAAAATGATGTTAAATATATTTATAACGCAAGAACAAGTAATTTCAGTTTATCATTATGAAATGTTTGAAATAAAGCTTATTATTTAAAAGAAGTTGATTTTTTTAAATCGGATTTTGAAGATGAAAAAATTGCAGAATACATAAATAATCATAATTATAAAATTGAACAAGTAAAAAAAATTAAAGCAAAAACTAAATATAAAATTGAACAAAATAAACATAAACAACTTAATAAAAATAAAATAGATATTAAGAAATTAAAAAGTTTAAAAACTGAACATCAAGAATTTATTAAAACTGAAAATGCTAAAATGAAAATAGAAATTAAAAAAATTGATTTAAAAAATTGATTTATATTTAATTGAAATTTTGATTCATCAAAATTAGAGGAATTGCATAATCCACATAAATATTTTATTGTTAAATGTGGTTCAATAACGGGTTTATATATTGTTTGATACATGTTGACAAGAATAATACTTGAAGCATTTCGTGGTGAAGGTGAGTACTTTATTCAAAATGCTGCAGTTTTAAACTTCGTGATACTTACATTGATTTTAATTTCGGGTATAGTAGTTTATGTATTTGCACAATTTATAGCACCAAAAAAATGAAGGAGAGCACATTGATTATATGAAAAATCTTATTAA
- the trxB gene encoding thioredoxin-disulfide reductase — translation MKNLINEIWDVIIIGSGPGGMTAAIYTARAGLKTLIIEKEAPGGKMIKTDVIENYPGFKSIKGPELSINLYNQAVDLGTEYTFEEIEEITKNEQTKLFSLKTKKNFNDVVNTYQAKTVIIATGMKENQLGVIGEDRLYGRGVSYCAVCDGAFYKGKNIAVVGGGYSAIEEGTYLTRFAKNTYLIHRRQQFRADQKHVDKFKQKDGVHFILDSIVEEIYGEKRVEGIKIRNNITNELTDLKVDGIFPYVGATPITKFLEINFAKILSDDKFIKTDNKMETEIFGLFAIGDVRVTPLRQIATAIGDGALAGQQVIELLQNEE, via the coding sequence ATGAAAAATCTTATTAATGAAATTTGAGACGTAATAATTATTGGTTCTGGACCAGGTGGAATGACAGCGGCAATTTATACAGCTAGAGCAGGTTTAAAAACATTAATTATCGAAAAAGAAGCACCGGGCGGAAAAATGATCAAAACAGATGTAATAGAAAATTATCCAGGTTTTAAATCAATAAAAGGTCCTGAATTATCAATTAATTTATATAATCAAGCTGTAGATTTAGGAACTGAGTATACATTTGAAGAAATAGAAGAAATAACAAAAAATGAACAAACAAAATTATTTTCTTTAAAAACAAAGAAAAATTTTAACGATGTTGTAAATACTTATCAAGCCAAAACTGTAATTATTGCTACCGGAATGAAAGAAAATCAGCTTGGAGTTATTGGTGAAGATAGACTTTATGGAAGAGGTGTATCTTATTGTGCTGTTTGTGATGGTGCATTTTATAAAGGCAAAAATATAGCAGTTGTTGGTGGGGGTTATTCTGCAATTGAAGAAGGTACATATCTAACTCGCTTTGCAAAAAATACTTATTTAATTCATAGACGTCAACAATTTAGAGCAGATCAAAAACATGTAGATAAATTTAAACAAAAAGACGGTGTTCATTTTATTTTAGATTCAATAGTTGAGGAAATATATGGTGAAAAACGAGTAGAAGGAATAAAAATTCGAAATAATATAACAAATGAATTAACTGATTTAAAAGTAGATGGTATTTTTCCTTATGTTGGAGCAACGCCAATTACTAAATTTTTAGAAATCAACTTTGCGAAAATATTGTCAGATGATAAATTTATTAAAACAGATAACAAAATGGAAACAGAAATTTTTGGTCTTTTTGCAATTGGCGATGTTAGAGTTACTCCGTTAAGGCAAATAGCAACAGCTATTGGAGATGGAGCTTTGGCTGGTCAACAAGTTATTGAACTATTACAAAATGAAGAATAA
- a CDS encoding prolipoprotein diacylglyceryl transferase family protein → MIDWTENGNWSSVNAYVHSDYGWFHVYAFTMTIGMLVAIAASGFIFWRRKIPIDGLFYGAIVIIPVSLFGASFFGKLNAEAPGVNANGVGFWGLFAFWNSGMAIHGGVYCGSTVGMIIFYFIGRKPRVSLWTYMDAIIPNILLGQAIGRWGNFFNAEVTGAPVGNITSGTGNFLKWLPDFITDNTQAIYHGEQTIINGITYGSGDIAQMSPIFIYESFWLTISWIIIYFVMPGFGKWISKKPWKLYPDNFKINVRNSFLYFFTRKNQYKENSYIDIWNKAYYTKYDFELSKEYSEKINFFLMNKKNKTELVKVFGTTNIITIKWNLGKMLNKINNPDKYLMTKSGSQAGAYFFAWNIVRFVLELQRPDDHLFIMFQKTLSLAIIFLTAMIGLALIISVNTFVPYLFRKENFLYEKEFISNNTNDQVKKMKNVIKKSDKQLIAEQKAKQKLEKLKKK, encoded by the coding sequence ATGATTGATTGAACAGAAAATGGTAATTGATCATCAGTTAATGCATATGTTCATTCTGATTATGGTTGATTTCATGTGTATGCTTTTACTATGACTATCGGAATGTTAGTTGCTATTGCTGCATCTGGATTCATTTTTTGAAGACGTAAAATACCAATTGATGGTTTATTTTATGGGGCAATTGTAATTATTCCGGTTTCTCTATTTGGAGCATCATTTTTTGGTAAATTAAATGCAGAAGCACCAGGTGTAAATGCAAACGGTGTTGGGTTCTGAGGCCTTTTTGCATTTTGAAATTCTGGTATGGCAATTCATGGCGGAGTGTATTGTGGTTCAACGGTCGGTATGATTATATTTTATTTCATTGGTAGAAAACCACGTGTGTCATTATGAACCTATATGGATGCAATAATACCAAATATTTTACTTGGACAGGCAATAGGAAGATGAGGTAATTTTTTTAATGCAGAAGTTACTGGAGCTCCAGTTGGGAATATAACTTCTGGAACTGGTAATTTTTTAAAATGATTGCCAGATTTTATTACAGATAATACACAGGCCATATATCACGGTGAACAAACGATTATTAATGGAATAACTTATGGGTCTGGTGATATAGCACAAATGTCTCCCATTTTTATTTATGAATCATTTTGATTAACAATTTCATGAATAATAATTTATTTTGTTATGCCAGGTTTTGGTAAATGAATTTCAAAAAAACCATGAAAATTATATCCTGATAATTTTAAAATCAATGTTCGTAATTCTTTTTTATATTTTTTTACAAGAAAAAATCAATACAAAGAGAATTCATATATTGATATTTGAAATAAAGCATATTATACAAAATATGATTTTGAATTATCAAAAGAATATTCTGAAAAAATAAATTTCTTTTTGATGAATAAAAAAAATAAGACCGAACTTGTCAAAGTTTTTGGAACAACAAATATAATTACAATAAAATGAAATCTAGGCAAAATGTTGAATAAAATAAATAACCCAGATAAATATTTAATGACTAAATCTGGTAGTCAGGCTGGTGCATATTTTTTTGCTTGAAACATAGTTAGATTTGTACTTGAATTACAAAGACCCGATGATCATTTATTTATAATGTTTCAAAAAACACTATCCTTGGCAATCATTTTTTTGACTGCTATGATTGGTTTAGCTTTAATAATTAGTGTTAATACTTTTGTTCCTTATTTATTTAGAAAAGAAAACTTTTTATATGAAAAAGAATTTATTTCAAATAATACAAATGATCAAGTAAAAAAAATGAAAAATGTTATTAAAAAATCAGATAAACAATTGATTGCAGAACAAAAAGCAAAACAAAAATTAGAAAAATTAAAGAAAAAATAA
- the whiA gene encoding DNA-binding protein WhiA translates to MSFALEVKEEIISHYFTEYQQLMLLRGFIKYSSNLLLEKNQWKLQLDLLSNKITRNIYTFLKNLYPHEIIISIMQTSKLKKQKIYHLILEKDVKKFLKNFDIYDIDKNHKIIKIQYKDKNNEKNLRAYLSGIFIACGSVNSPKTSNYHLELQFKEKESAEYFLELTKKFNFNFKIIERKDNIVCYLKKSTSVSDFLKLIDAPNSVLTFENERISRDFSNSLNRVNNVDIYNQMKTTLTSDKQIEQINSLIEKGKVKELSIKNQKLIELRLNNPSYSFQELTIEMNALGISITKSGVSNLFKIIEQMYKNLEE, encoded by the coding sequence ATGTCATTTGCATTGGAAGTGAAAGAAGAAATAATTTCGCATTACTTTACTGAATATCAACAGTTAATGTTGTTGAGAGGATTTATAAAATATAGCAGTAATTTATTGCTTGAAAAAAATCAGTGAAAATTACAATTGGATTTACTTTCAAATAAAATAACAAGAAACATTTATACTTTTTTAAAAAATTTGTACCCACATGAAATAATCATTTCAATTATGCAAACCAGCAAATTAAAAAAGCAAAAAATTTATCACTTGATTTTGGAGAAGGATGTTAAAAAATTTTTAAAAAATTTTGATATATATGATATTGATAAAAATCATAAGATTATAAAAATTCAATATAAAGACAAAAACAACGAGAAAAATTTACGCGCTTATTTATCTGGAATATTTATTGCCTGCGGAAGCGTTAATTCACCCAAAACTTCAAATTATCATTTAGAACTCCAATTTAAAGAGAAAGAATCAGCTGAATATTTTTTAGAATTAACAAAAAAATTTAATTTCAATTTTAAAATTATTGAGCGCAAAGATAATATTGTGTGTTATTTGAAAAAATCCACAAGTGTTTCTGATTTTTTAAAATTAATAGATGCACCAAATTCTGTATTAACATTTGAAAATGAAAGAATATCAAGAGATTTTAGTAATTCTTTAAATAGAGTTAATAATGTTGACATCTACAATCAAATGAAAACTACATTAACAAGTGATAAACAAATTGAACAAATCAATTCTTTAATTGAAAAAGGAAAAGTTAAAGAATTGTCAATTAAAAATCAAAAATTAATAGAATTAAGATTAAACAATCCTAGCTACTCATTTCAAGAATTAACAATAGAAATGAATGCATTGGGTATTTCAATAACTAAATCAGGTGTTAGTAATTTATTTAAGATAATAGAACAAATGTATAAAAATTTGGAGGAATAA
- a CDS encoding helix-turn-helix transcriptional regulator: MKSELIQLFAINMKRLRQDAGITQEELSFRSGIHRNYISDAERGARNVTIKIIEKIAHGLGIQPEELLKQPSGKYLSQLFNIPNNFENSEVEQKQNLNNKITDNN; the protein is encoded by the coding sequence ATGAAATCAGAATTAATTCAATTATTTGCCATAAATATGAAAAGGCTTCGTCAAGATGCTGGTATAACCCAAGAGGAATTAAGTTTTAGATCTGGAATACATAGAAATTATATTTCCGATGCAGAAAGAGGAGCCAGAAATGTGACTATTAAAATTATTGAAAAAATAGCACATGGATTAGGAATACAGCCAGAAGAATTACTAAAACAACCTTCAGGAAAATATTTATCACAATTATTTAATATTCCTAACAATTTTGAAAATTCAGAAGTTGAACAAAAACAAAATCTAAATAATAAAATTACTGATAATAATTAA
- a CDS encoding rhodanese-like domain-containing protein — translation MQFIDRILKFFQWLFKTDGFKENYKTKTKHHLKKIITSKKWNIIDLRNSASYEANHLKNSINISANFFKANYFKHLTRNKKILIINSYYKNNLNIYRLLKQRHFKPYIFTLNYNEIASLPEFDKLTIVNVYN, via the coding sequence ATGCAGTTTATAGATAGAATTTTAAAATTTTTTCAGTGATTATTTAAAACAGATGGCTTTAAGGAAAACTATAAAACCAAAACAAAACACCATTTGAAAAAAATTATTACATCTAAAAAATGAAATATTATAGATTTGCGTAATTCTGCAAGTTATGAAGCTAATCATTTAAAGAATTCCATAAATATTTCAGCCAATTTTTTTAAAGCAAATTATTTCAAGCATTTAACTCGAAATAAAAAAATTCTCATTATCAATTCATATTACAAAAATAATCTAAATATTTACAGATTATTGAAACAAAGACATTTCAAACCATACATTTTTACTCTTAATTATAACGAAATTGCTTCTTTACCGGAATTTGATAAATTAACTATTGTAAATGTTTATAATTAA
- the secG gene encoding preprotein translocase subunit SecG, translating to MILLASVAESANKVIFVFEIIALIIGVCMIIVGLVQNKQAQTGLSALNGGNEELFSNSKERGLDKVMSIWMMSLGIILFVMTIIICILTNTIV from the coding sequence ATGATACTTTTAGCTTCAGTTGCTGAATCTGCCAACAAAGTTATTTTTGTTTTTGAAATTATTGCATTAATTATTGGAGTTTGCATGATTATAGTTGGATTAGTACAAAATAAGCAAGCACAAACGGGACTAAGCGCATTAAATGGTGGGAATGAAGAATTATTTTCAAATTCAAAAGAACGTGGTTTAGACAAGGTGATGTCTATTTGAATGATGAGTTTAGGAATAATTTTATTTGTAATGACTATAATAATTTGTATTTTAACAAACACTATTGTTTAA
- the rnr gene encoding ribonuclease R: protein MQNILELKKEKNIWSLNDIKNKTKLDFDVLKSKLDLLKSDNKLVISINNLVYFINDNLLYGTLKINERGFGFVYNDLNLEESFFVPPTSLNGCLTNDIVIYKKIKEDDGRFRAEILDLIKRDQETLVGIIVESKDKKFLDFSPSVSGYSSFRIVMINKKDFQLKKDLLLKVKILNVKERKLFVKIQKIIGDANKAYDRILSIAQELDIQTEFKAETLENSNKVATGINFNDPKIKKRLLNDLRNEIIVTIDGDDSKDLDDAISVKKTNNGFKLTVVIADVSYYVQPKSPLDLEALSRGNSTYLANVVLPMLPEKLSNGVCSLNYGEDKLAIACEINYDNDGKIVSKKVFETIIKSNARLTYKNVNNFFAGDRQIFAQNNEIANMLDVAFELHKILERKKIARGVISFEISEPKIILDAEFNVVDIKKRERGISEELIENFMVAANEAVAEIIFEKKLPFVYRNHDLPNNNLLNNWYAMIRNLGIDLKMTDAEISDVKMITTALKRISEQITDPAELEILNVALLRSMDKALYSRENIGHFGLASKCYTHFTSPIRRYSDLMVHRYLRQYIFENKIDSQKLSLNEKFIDKACLIINETEKKSVTCEREVNKVCMTEYTVQNIGKEYEGYISAVLKFGLFIQLFNLIEGLVHISTIPNNPVFDEKMNTIILDNNKQFKFGQKIKIRIKDASVKRRMIDFELI from the coding sequence ATGCAAAATATATTAGAACTTAAAAAAGAAAAAAATATTTGATCATTAAACGATATAAAAAATAAGACAAAATTAGATTTCGATGTTCTAAAATCAAAATTAGACTTGTTAAAGTCAGATAATAAATTGGTTATATCAATAAATAATCTCGTTTATTTTATAAATGATAATTTGTTATATGGTACGTTAAAAATAAATGAGCGTGGTTTTGGTTTTGTATATAATGATTTAAATTTAGAAGAATCTTTTTTTGTTCCTCCAACATCACTGAATGGATGCTTAACAAACGATATTGTTATTTACAAAAAAATTAAAGAAGACGATGGCAGATTTAGAGCTGAAATTTTAGATTTAATTAAACGCGATCAAGAAACATTGGTTGGAATAATTGTTGAATCAAAAGATAAAAAATTTTTAGATTTTTCTCCATCAGTTTCTGGTTATTCTAGTTTTAGAATAGTAATGATAAATAAAAAAGATTTTCAGTTAAAAAAAGATTTATTGTTAAAAGTAAAAATTTTAAATGTTAAAGAACGTAAATTATTTGTAAAAATACAAAAAATAATAGGTGATGCAAATAAAGCATACGACAGAATTTTATCAATAGCTCAAGAACTAGATATTCAAACAGAATTTAAAGCTGAGACATTGGAAAATTCAAATAAAGTCGCAACGGGTATTAATTTTAATGACCCGAAAATTAAAAAACGTTTGTTAAATGATTTAAGAAATGAAATTATAGTGACAATTGACGGTGATGACTCTAAAGATTTGGACGATGCAATTTCTGTTAAAAAAACTAACAATGGATTTAAATTAACTGTTGTAATTGCGGATGTTTCTTATTATGTACAACCAAAAAGTCCGTTGGATCTTGAAGCATTATCAAGAGGCAATTCAACATATTTAGCAAACGTTGTTCTGCCAATGTTACCTGAAAAATTATCTAATGGTGTTTGTTCTTTAAATTATGGCGAAGATAAATTAGCAATTGCTTGTGAAATAAATTATGATAACGATGGGAAAATTGTTTCAAAAAAAGTTTTTGAAACAATAATTAAATCAAATGCAAGATTGACTTATAAAAATGTTAATAATTTTTTTGCGGGTGATAGACAAATATTTGCACAAAATAATGAAATCGCAAATATGTTGGATGTTGCTTTTGAATTACATAAAATACTTGAAAGAAAAAAAATAGCTAGAGGAGTAATCTCTTTTGAAATATCTGAACCAAAAATCATTTTGGATGCAGAGTTCAATGTTGTTGATATAAAAAAAAGAGAACGAGGTATTTCTGAGGAATTAATAGAAAATTTTATGGTTGCTGCAAATGAAGCTGTAGCTGAAATAATATTTGAAAAAAAATTACCATTTGTTTATAGAAATCATGATTTACCAAATAACAATCTTTTAAATAATTGATATGCTATGATACGTAATTTGGGAATTGATTTAAAAATGACTGATGCAGAAATTTCTGATGTCAAAATGATTACAACAGCATTAAAAAGAATAAGCGAACAAATTACAGATCCTGCAGAGCTAGAAATATTAAATGTTGCCTTATTAAGATCAATGGATAAAGCATTATATTCTAGAGAGAATATAGGGCATTTTGGATTAGCATCTAAATGTTATACGCATTTTACCTCTCCAATAAGAAGATATTCAGATTTAATGGTTCACAGATATTTAAGACAATATATTTTTGAAAACAAAATAGATTCACAAAAATTATCACTAAATGAAAAATTTATTGATAAAGCATGTTTAATAATTAACGAAACTGAAAAAAAATCTGTTACATGTGAAAGAGAAGTAAACAAAGTATGTATGACAGAATATACAGTTCAAAATATTGGAAAAGAATATGAAGGATACATATCAGCTGTCTTAAAATTTGGGTTATTTATTCAGTTGTTTAATCTGATTGAAGGTTTAGTTCATATTTCCACTATACCTAATAATCCTGTTTTTGATGAAAAAATGAATACAATTATTTTAGATAATAATAAACAATTTAAATTTGGTCAAAAAATAAAAATAAGAATTAAAGACGCTTCTGTTAAAAGAAGAATGATTGATTTTGAATTAATTTAA
- the smpB gene encoding SsrA-binding protein SmpB, translating to MGDKIIVQNKKARFNYELLDFFEAGIVLMGCEIKSIRLHDVSLDGTFILIRNHQVILKNMNIKKYEFSNQQTIESDRDRILLLSKKEIKKIENRIQLEKVVVIPTKLYLKNNYAKLEIAIGLGKKLYDKRETIKQRDISKKLNKFKG from the coding sequence ATGGGTGACAAAATTATTGTTCAGAATAAAAAAGCAAGATTTAATTATGAATTATTAGATTTTTTTGAAGCCGGAATTGTTCTGATGGGATGTGAGATAAAATCAATACGCTTGCATGATGTTTCTTTAGATGGAACTTTTATATTAATACGTAATCATCAAGTAATATTAAAAAATATGAATATTAAAAAATATGAATTTTCAAATCAACAAACAATAGAATCAGATAGAGATAGAATTTTACTTTTGAGTAAAAAAGAAATAAAAAAAATAGAAAATAGAATTCAATTAGAAAAAGTTGTAGTTATTCCAACAAAATTATATTTAAAAAATAATTATGCTAAACTTGAAATTGCTATTGGCTTAGGTAAAAAATTGTATGATAAACGAGAAACTATAAAACAAAGAGATATTTCAAAAAAATTAAATAAATTTAAAGGATAG
- a CDS encoding APC family permease → MEQLKESELTVKPKIGFWTIFLMALSSTIGGGLLISFGQVAQLAQNPVLTIVSFLIGGIILIPEMMLMSETAYNIPANGSTYSWIREAGWSAISFWFGWILVLIVAMTALSSVMLSLANLFTNLFSLNSLWYGKLIVFSFTIILICFHAFIKNYSQISQIIFTILKFIPIFVILLITFIHANFNDFAAGKNESTSLYLSTFCLIPAISMTMFAYSGTESITYVAGDVKNPQRNIPKALIISTATIILIYVVLLIALLLIAPFDKWSGTLNVWISAIISQNLASGWIITIEIASFFLFAGSINAFIFYFSKLIQQMAFNGDLFSFFSKENKNENPYLATLLLLVGSLIYFLWDKLMNITNYYVFANSLLKFVLIFILIYHRLKRENYVKLFNEIWYWLFICISIISLLITTIGPILTIVELANLNSANTKEMLINSSIILTIILAGIPIAFLKKYIQNKIKK, encoded by the coding sequence ATGGAACAATTAAAAGAAAGCGAACTTACTGTAAAACCAAAAATCGGATTTTGAACGATTTTTTTAATGGCTTTATCTTCAACAATTGGTGGTGGATTATTGATATCTTTTGGTCAAGTTGCACAACTCGCGCAAAATCCTGTCCTTACTATTGTGTCATTTTTAATTGGTGGAATTATTCTAATACCTGAAATGATGTTAATGTCAGAAACAGCTTATAATATACCTGCAAATGGAAGTACTTATTCATGAATTAGAGAAGCTGGTTGATCTGCGATTTCATTTTGATTTGGTTGAATTTTAGTTTTAATTGTAGCGATGACAGCGCTTTCATCTGTAATGCTTTCGCTTGCAAACTTATTTACAAACTTATTTTCATTAAATTCACTATGATATGGAAAATTAATTGTGTTTTCATTTACAATTATTTTAATTTGTTTTCATGCGTTTATAAAAAATTACTCTCAAATTAGTCAAATTATTTTTACAATTTTAAAATTTATTCCTATTTTTGTTATTTTATTGATTACTTTTATTCATGCAAATTTTAATGATTTTGCAGCTGGCAAAAATGAATCTACTTCATTGTATTTATCAACTTTTTGCTTAATTCCAGCTATATCTATGACTATGTTTGCATATTCTGGAACAGAATCAATAACTTATGTTGCAGGTGATGTTAAAAATCCACAACGAAATATACCAAAAGCTTTAATAATATCTACAGCTACTATTATATTAATTTATGTTGTTTTATTAATAGCTCTTTTATTAATAGCTCCATTTGATAAATGAAGCGGAACACTTAATGTTTGAATTAGCGCAATTATATCGCAAAATTTAGCGTCAGGTTGAATTATAACTATTGAAATAGCATCATTTTTTTTATTTGCAGGATCAATAAATGCTTTTATTTTCTATTTTTCAAAATTAATACAGCAAATGGCCTTTAATGGTGATTTATTTAGTTTCTTTTCTAAAGAAAATAAAAATGAAAATCCTTATTTAGCAACTTTATTATTGCTTGTGGGTTCATTAATTTATTTCTTATGAGATAAATTAATGAATATAACAAATTATTATGTTTTTGCCAATAGTTTATTAAAATTTGTTTTAATATTTATATTAATTTATCATAGACTTAAAAGAGAGAATTACGTAAAGTTATTTAATGAAATTTGATATTGACTATTTATTTGCATTTCTATAATTTCATTGTTAATTACAACAATTGGTCCTATACTAACAATTGTTGAATTGGCAAATTTAAATAGTGCAAATACAAAAGAAATGCTAATAAATTCTAGTATTATATTAACAATTATATTGGCGGGAATTCCAATAGCTTTTTTAAAAAAATACATTCAAAATAAAATTAAAAAATAG